The following are encoded together in the Sinorhizobium terangae genome:
- a CDS encoding CaiB/BaiF CoA transferase family protein, with the protein METPLKGIRVLELARILAGPWIGQTLADLGADVIKVESPAGDDTRTWGPPFVEGEAGEKLDAAYFHACNRGKRSVVLDFTTEEGQEAVRRLAAQSDVLLENFKVGGLAKYGLDYENLRKVNPRLIYCSVTGFGQDGPYAHRAGYDYIVQGMSGIMDLTGEPDREPQKIGVAFADIFTGLYGVIAVQAALAQRERTGEGQQIDMALLDCMTGVLANQALNFLVSGKAPRRLGNAHPNIAPYQVFPTADGHLIVAVGNDRQFVKFCDVLGRADLASDERYLTNAGRVQHRDTLTPELAAETAKFARDALLAKLEAAGVPGGPINTVADVFADPQILHRQMRVDTPHTGAAAGTSPGVRTPLRFSGASLALERGVPRLGEHTEEVLSEIGLRPKAKG; encoded by the coding sequence ATGGAAACGCCGCTGAAGGGTATTCGCGTTCTCGAACTCGCCCGCATTCTGGCTGGCCCCTGGATTGGCCAGACACTCGCCGATCTTGGCGCCGACGTCATCAAGGTCGAAAGCCCGGCAGGCGACGATACCCGAACCTGGGGACCGCCCTTCGTCGAAGGCGAGGCTGGCGAGAAGCTCGACGCAGCCTATTTCCATGCCTGCAACCGGGGCAAGCGCTCGGTCGTGCTCGACTTCACGACGGAAGAGGGGCAGGAGGCGGTACGGCGGCTGGCGGCGCAATCGGACGTGCTCCTCGAAAACTTCAAGGTCGGTGGTCTCGCCAAATATGGGCTCGACTATGAGAACCTGAGGAAGGTCAACCCTCGGCTCATCTATTGTTCCGTGACCGGCTTCGGCCAGGACGGCCCCTATGCCCATCGCGCCGGCTACGACTACATCGTCCAGGGCATGAGCGGGATCATGGATCTCACCGGTGAGCCGGATCGCGAGCCGCAGAAGATCGGAGTGGCCTTCGCCGACATTTTTACCGGGCTTTACGGTGTGATTGCCGTCCAGGCGGCGCTTGCGCAGCGCGAACGCACGGGCGAGGGGCAGCAGATCGACATGGCGCTGCTCGATTGCATGACCGGTGTACTCGCCAATCAGGCGCTGAATTTTCTCGTCTCGGGCAAGGCGCCGCGGCGTCTTGGCAATGCGCATCCGAACATTGCGCCGTACCAGGTCTTTCCGACCGCCGACGGGCATCTCATCGTCGCCGTCGGAAACGACCGGCAGTTCGTCAAATTCTGCGACGTGCTCGGCCGAGCGGACCTGGCGTCAGACGAGCGATACCTGACCAATGCCGGTCGCGTGCAGCATCGCGATACGCTCACGCCGGAGCTCGCGGCAGAGACGGCGAAGTTTGCGCGGGATGCGCTCCTGGCAAAACTCGAAGCCGCAGGCGTGCCGGGCGGTCCGATCAACACCGTCGCGGACGTTTTTGCCGATCCGCAGATCCTTCACCGACAGATGCGGGTGGATACGCCGCACACCGGCGCGGCGGCCGGTACGTCGCCGGGCGTCAGGACTCCGCTTCGCTTCTCCGGAGCTTCGCTCGCACTCGAGCGCGGCGTACCCCGGCTTGGGGAGCATACGGAAGAGGTGCTGTCCGAGATCGGCCTGAGGCCGAAAGCGAAAGGGTGA
- a CDS encoding acyl-CoA dehydrogenase: MAEKFEFQWDDPFLLEDQLSEDERMIRDTARAYAQEKLQPRVIEAYREEKTDPAIFREMGDLGLLGVTVPDTYGGVGASYVAYGLVAREVERVDSGYRSMMSVQSSLVIYPIFAYGSEDQKRKYLPKLISGEWIGCFGLTEPDAGSDPAGMKTRAMRTDGGYRLIGSKMWISNAPLADVFVVWAKSEAHGNAIRGFVLEKGMKGLSAPKIAGKLSLRASITGEIVLDNVEVGEDALLPYVEGLKGPFGCLNRARYGISWGALGAAEFCWHAARQYGLDRKQFNRPLAQTQLFQKKLADMQTEITLGLQGSLRVGRLMDDGRMAPEMISIVKRNNCGKALDIARMARDMHGGNGISEEYQVMRHMLNLETVNTYEGTHDVHALILGRAQTGLQAFF, translated from the coding sequence ATGGCCGAAAAGTTTGAGTTCCAATGGGACGATCCGTTTCTGCTCGAGGATCAACTGAGCGAAGACGAGCGGATGATCCGCGATACGGCGCGCGCCTACGCCCAGGAGAAGCTGCAGCCGCGCGTGATCGAAGCTTATCGCGAGGAAAAGACCGACCCGGCGATCTTCCGCGAAATGGGCGACCTCGGCTTGCTCGGTGTCACCGTGCCGGACACCTACGGCGGCGTCGGCGCGTCCTATGTCGCCTACGGCCTCGTCGCCCGTGAAGTCGAACGGGTCGATTCGGGCTATCGCTCGATGATGAGCGTGCAGTCGTCGCTCGTGATTTATCCGATCTTCGCCTACGGTTCGGAGGATCAGAAGCGGAAGTATCTTCCGAAGCTTATCAGCGGCGAATGGATCGGCTGCTTTGGCCTGACCGAGCCGGACGCCGGATCCGATCCCGCCGGAATGAAGACGCGGGCGATGAGGACCGATGGCGGCTATCGTCTGATCGGCTCGAAAATGTGGATTTCCAACGCACCGCTTGCCGATGTGTTCGTCGTCTGGGCGAAGTCGGAGGCCCATGGAAACGCGATCCGCGGCTTTGTGCTGGAAAAGGGCATGAAAGGGCTTTCGGCGCCGAAGATCGCCGGCAAGCTGTCGCTCCGCGCGTCGATCACCGGCGAGATCGTTCTCGACAATGTTGAGGTCGGCGAGGATGCACTGCTGCCGTATGTGGAGGGGCTCAAAGGTCCCTTCGGCTGCCTTAATCGCGCCCGCTACGGCATCTCGTGGGGCGCGCTCGGTGCGGCCGAATTCTGCTGGCACGCGGCCCGTCAATACGGGCTCGATCGCAAGCAGTTCAATCGTCCGCTTGCCCAGACCCAGCTTTTCCAGAAGAAGCTGGCGGACATGCAGACCGAGATCACACTGGGGCTGCAGGGATCGCTCCGCGTCGGCAGGCTGATGGACGACGGCCGGATGGCCCCGGAAATGATCTCGATCGTCAAGCGCAACAATTGCGGCAAGGCGCTCGATATCGCCCGGATGGCCCGCGACATGCACGGCGGCAATGGCATTTCCGAGGAATACCAGGTCATGCGTCACATGCTGAACCTGGAGACCGTCAACACCTACGAGGGAACGCATGACGTGCATGCGCTGATCCTCGGCCGCGCCCAGACCGGGCTGCAGGCGTTCTTCTGA